A stretch of Anoplopoma fimbria isolate UVic2021 breed Golden Eagle Sablefish chromosome 4, Afim_UVic_2022, whole genome shotgun sequence DNA encodes these proteins:
- the si:dkey-27i16.2 gene encoding regulator of cell cycle RGCC-like, whose amino-acid sequence MTSGISTDLELGELLQEFQDVVEELKAPSQSKTHAYQQVLREAKSRTRLGDDSGVEDSDYSSEASLGNSLSTSEEELHTAGVTLAPKAKLGDTSELESFIDMLDRELAEM is encoded by the exons ATGACCTCAGGCATTAGCACAG ACTTGGAGTTAGGCGAGTTGCTGCAGGAGTTCCAGGACgtggtggaggagctgaaggcCCCTTCTCAAAGCAAAACCCATGCTTACCAGCAAGTCCTGCGGGAGGCCAAAAGTCGCACACGGCTCGGGGACGACAGCGGAGTCGAGGACTCGGATTACA GCAGCGAGGCTTCTTTGGGAAACAGTTTGAGCACCAGCGAGGAAGAGCTTCACACAGCAGGCGTAACGCTGGCACCGAAAG CCAAGCTGGGAGACACAAGCGAACTTGAGAGTTTTATCGACATGTTGGACCGGGAACTTGCAG AGATgtga
- the pcdh20 gene encoding protocadherin-20, which translates to MNYAFSCAGLGCCLCPQHSHTAGGTWVTCVRAMGHGTPDNMNWAGLFQNLLVVVHLQQVICGSVRFSIPEEQEPGVLAGSLSKHFPPPYQLLTQEYLWMDKNTGNFYTTEQKMDREALCPEETKAEECIILHNAVVGPSGDLIQFPVIIEDINDNEPHFENSEIPLRVSEDTTVGTSFLLDDQAQDRDAGRNGELRYRLEDSDGVFSLKVEEDGPFIMLVVQTALDRETRDMYHMALVTTDCGSEPLSATAAIIVTVTDVNDNCPNFSADSPRHVTVPGDSPKNMLVAQVRATDRDSGPNAAIVYSLSPKVSERAKKLFSLDSLTGYIRLTQDLHSDSSEGLLLNVLASGHHCPPADTQVTVSILPKVNQELTIKIGFIAEHQNQTMVLPENQPPTVLAVLELEGDSSFKGSSLAIEREVPFTLSPQNGKYLLSTSKPLDYEMKSEHFIYVVVQGISAEGSVIISSRRVIRVLVADVNDNAPHFLQSHYQLEVEENNQPGMSLLRVSASDADSGYNGRVTYRLDKYTSTIFNIVPETGQLSVSAVLDRELQGVFKLTVFAQDSGSPPLESVATVSIRVLDQNDNAPVFLTPHFIFFIPENVPPFAQVGAVGVTDPDEGENGNTELHVVNSSGPFVVDNTQGTLRTTNNLDRETDDRYELYLLASDHGRPFALTSTARVTIFVEDINDNQPKVILPSSNSSCQTVSPATIAGTIVTKIYAIDEDSGLNSEITYTVVAPESVQNSSPFRVDSRSGNITVAQHLLQKDLGMHHLFIVVRDGGKPAPLYTTVWVNLLVNESMGPCNLDRAPTWTGTSNLVQTPSKAPICEVEDTRSAQLTLFVGLGMMLVSTCLLVATAVLYLKQKRRSVQQNKRGHIEENEIPLRLKDKYYSDD; encoded by the exons ATGAATTATGCCTTCAGCTGTGCAGGTTTAGGTTGCTGCCTCTGTCCTCAGCATTCACACACTGCCGGGGGAACTTGGGTGACATGTGTGAGGGCGATGGGCCATGGGACTCCTGATAATATGAACTGGGCTGGACTATTTCAG AATCTGCTGGTTGTGGTCCATCTGCAGCAGGTCATATGTGGTTCTGTCCGATTTTCTatcccagaggagcaggagcCTGGTGTTCTGGCAGGGTCACTTAGTAAACACTTTCCACCTCCGTACCAGCTCCTGACCCAGGAGTATCTCTGGATGGACAAAAACACAGGGAATTTCTACACCACTGAGCAAAAGATGGATCGTGAGGCCCTCTGCCCCGAGGAGACAAAAGCTGAGGAATGCATTATTTTACACAATGCTGTCGTTGGGCCCTCTGGGGACCTTATACAGTTTCCTGTGATCATAGAGGACATCAATGACAATGAAcctcattttgaaaacagtGAAATACCCCTGAGGGTGTCTGAGGACACGACTGTGGGGACCAGTTTCTTACTAGATGACCAGGCTCAGGACAGGGATGCTGGAAGAAACGGAGAGCTGCGTTACCGCCTAGAAGATTCTGATGGAGTTTTCAGTTTAAAAGTGGAAGAAGACGGGCCTTTCATCATGCTGGTTGTGCAAACAGCTCTGGATAGGGAGACTCGGGACATGTATCACATGGCACTGGTGACCACCGACTGTGGCTCAGAACCTTTAAGTGCTACAGCGGCTATAATAGTCACAGTGACAGATGTTAATGACAACTGTCCAAACTTTAGCGCTGACAGTCCCCGCCATGTCACCGTCCCAGGAGACTCCCCGAAGAACATGCTGGTTGCTCAGGTCAGAGCCACAGACCGAGATTCAGGCCCGAATGCTGCCATCGTCTACTCCCTCAGTCCCAAAGTATCAGAGCGGGCCAAGAAGCTCTTTAGCCTCGACAGCCTCACTGGGTACATCAGACTAACACAGGACCTCCACAGTGACAGCTCCGAGGGGCTGCTGTTGAACGTGTTAGCTAGCGGCCATCACTGCCCCCCAGCAGACACTCAGGTAACCGTATCCATCCTCCCCAAGGTGAACCAAGAGCTGACGATCAAGATCGGGTTCATAGCAGAGCATCAAAACCAGACTATGGTGTTACCAGAGAACCAGCCCCCCACCGTTTTAGCTGTTTTAGAGCTTGAGGGTGACAGCAGCTTTAAAGGCTCATCCCTTGCCATTGAGAGGGAGGTGCCTTTCACTCTGAGCCCACAGAATGGCAAATATCTGCTTTCCACATCAAAGCCTTTGGACTATGAGATGAAAAGcgaacattttatttatgtggtAGTGCAGGGGATATCAGCTGAAGGATCTGTGATCATTTCTTCCAGACGGGTGATCAGGGTGTTGGTGGCAGATGTCAATGATAATGCTCCACATTTCCTCCAGTCTCACTAtcagctggaggtggaggaaaacAACCAGCCAGGGATGTCCCTGCTGAGGGTCTCAGCATCAGACGCAGACAGTGGATACAACGGTAGGGTGACCTACAGGCTGGACAAATACACATCTACCATCTTTAACATTGTCCCCGAGACAGGTCAACTGTCTGTGTCAGCCGTTCTGGATAGGGAACTGCAGGGTGTGTTTAAACTCACTGTGTTTGCACAAGATAGCGGTTCGCCTCCCTTGGAGTCGGTGGCTACAGTATCCATTCGTGTTCTGGACCAGAATGACAATGCACCTGTTTTTCTAACccctcatttcatcttttttatccCTGAGAATGTCCCACCATTCGCCCAGGTGGGGGCTGTTGGGGTGACAGACCCAGATGAAGGAGAGAATGGGAACACAGAGTTGCATGTTGTAAACAGCAGTGGACCTTTTGTTGTGGATAACACCCAGGGGACACTGCGCACTACCAACAACTTGGACCGCGAGACAGACGATCGCTATGAACTCTACCTGCTGGCCAGCGATCATGGGCGCCCGTTCGCTTTGACATCCACTGCCAGGGTAACTATCTTTGTGGAGGACATCAATGACAACCAGCCAAAAGTGATCCTTCCCAGCAGCAACTCCTCATGCCAAACTGTCTCTCCAGCAACCATTGCAGGAACAATAGTAACAAAGATCTATGCCATCGACGAGGACTCGGGGCTGAATTCTGAGATTACGTACACTGTTGTGGCCCCAGAGTCGGTGCAAAACAGCAGTCCCTTCCGGGTGGACTCAAGGTCAGGGAACATCACCGTAGCTCAGCATCTTCTACAGAAAGACCTGGGAATGCATCACCTGTTCATTGTGGTCAGAGATGGGGGGAAACCAGCTCCGCTTTATACCACTGTTTGGGTTAATCTGTTGGTCAATGAGAGCATGGGGCCCTGCAATTTAGACAGGGCCCCCACCTGGACAGGGACATCCAACTTGGTTCAAACCCCCTCAAAGGCCCCCATCTGTGAGGTGGAGGACACCAGATCTGCTCAGCTGACACTGTTTGTAGGCCTGGGTATGATGCTGGTATCCACATGTTTGCTTGTGGCGACAGCAGTTTTATACCtgaaacagaagagaagaagtgTACAACAGAACAAGAGGGGGCACATTGAGGAGAATGAGATTCCACTCAGGCTCAAAGACAAATATTACTCTGATGATTAA